The stretch of DNA taagtttaaaattttgttaaaataattgaattcatgcatttttttaatttgtagatTAAATTGTGTCAAAAAGATAGTTTCgaaaaagaattaatttcaatttttattaaaagttaaaaaattaatatcatatatttaaccATGTTATATAttgctaaaaataaataatacaatattaaaaaatttatatttaaaaatatttgagagatataccaattttaatttatataatataataaggTATCAAATAATTTCggattaatataaattttacatatttgaCTATTTGATTATGTTAACATAAAaaaagcatgaaaaaaaaatatttataataccGAAATACATGAAAATATTGAAGAGAATGGAACGGAGATGGGAGGAGTTATCAATGGGAATAGTTTTGTCCTTTTGTATAATGTCCAAAAATATCTATTAATGACAAATTatccttttatatataagacaaaattataaaaaagagtGTAGAAATTTACATGCTTTGTTTggaatattatatttaaattatttgtaatcaaattcttttcataaatattttgttttgataaaataGTCAAATTTCTCTTCTAAAATAAACTTTcgttttaaaagtatatattttgaaattaaaattttaaaaaaatattagttaaatttaaatattaaaagaatatttagcaatttaattttttcaatatgtGTATACATGATGTGTCAGAGTTGTCATTTTAGCTCAATCTACAAGATTTGGCTTTATTTTCATGAATTGAGGCTAAAAAAGTCTATAAGAcaaaaaaagtaacaaaagCCAAAATAGTCGAAGGTCAAGTTAAGTTAGTTCGAGTTGAAAATTAAGTTGGGATAACCTGAGTTGAAGGTTGAATCAAAGAATTTAATCAACTTAGACTGAGTCGAAAGTCAAGTTGAGCCGAACTAAGCCAAAGGTTGAGCCAATTTGGCCTATCTTGAAGGTCAAGCTGAGCCGATCCGGGTTGAAGGTCGAGTTGAGCTAGATTAGGCTAAAGGGATCAAGGTCGAGCAGACTCGACCTGGCCGAAGAATCAACTCAAGTCGACCCAAATTGATGGTCGAACTAGGTCGATTGAGGTCAAAGATGGAGCCGAGATGACTCGAGCCAAAGGTCGACCCAAGTCAGTTAGGTCAAAAGATCAAGCCATGTCAGATCGAGTCGAAGGTTGAGTCGAGTCAGTCAAGGGTGAAGGTCAAGTTGAGTTAGCCTAAGATAGAAGTCAAACCAAGTTAGCCAACCCAAAGAATCAAGTTGAGTCAGCTAGAGTCGAAGGTCAAGGCGAGTCAATTAAGGCCAAAATTTAAGGCAAGTTAACATGAGCTGAAGGTTGACTTGAGTTGGCTTAAACGAAGGTCAACCTAAGTCAGTTGGGGTCTAAAGGTTGACTCAAGTCGGTTGACCCGAAGAACTGAATCAAATCAGCTAGGACCTAAGGTTAAGGCAAGCTGGCTTGGACCGATTATTGACCTGAGTCAATCTAAGCCAAAGGTCGAATCAAGTTGGTTGAACTAAATAATCTAGTCGAGTCGACCTAGGCGGAAGATCAAGTCAAGTTGGATCAAACTAAGCAATCTAAGTAGAAGGATAAGCCAAGCCAGATAGGGCCAAAGGTTGAAGCGAGCTGGTTAAAGTTAAAGGTTGACCCAAATTGAAttggtgggccaataaaatgGGGACTTATTTAAGAGTTAGTTAAGAAGGCTGACTTATTGGCCATGAGTCAAATTAACACATCTAATAAAGAGAGAGGGACTAGTTATggaattttaatttccttattttttgagtgaatttcaaattttattgttatagttatttgaaatacttttttaaaattcttagatTTTAATTCCCTTCTAATTTTCTCATTCAAACATGTCATTTTGTtctaaagaatttcaaattcatcaaATAGATGACGGCTTAACTAATAATTTAGCCCTATATTTAGGCTTTTTATACATGTTATGttagtacatatatatatatatatatatatatatatatatattttttttttacttaattgagtttttatttttgtaagaaaacTCAATGTGACccattttgttaaattaatggTAACACAATTTGAAAGTGGTATATGCCAAAATATAgatttgtcacgtgtcaaaatttggataatttttttattctagaaCTCATCTAATTATGATATGTGACACTTTTAAATAGAAGATGATCTGGATTTTAACATATAACATACTCAAATTTTAACGTGTGAATTTCAATCGAGATTAACTAAGATCTAATAGAAGATGTCacgttcatatttttttttttaaataggacTCAAGcgaaaattttgtaaaagtggaaactaaatgaatttgaaattctttacaTGTTTAAATTTTGCTTATTAAAATTTGCCCACTTACTCTCTATCTAGAATTTGTTTACAGAGATTAATTAATTGAACGATTTCATCTCATGAACTTCTTTTGCATTTTTCTATTCGCTCAGCAAATTCTTCAAGTTTTAAACgttcttatttataaataagctTAAGAccatattaattttctaaagaTATGTTAAGCTTTTAAATGTCCTTTTAAAAGCTTTAAAACGCTTAAGTATGATGATAGTTAAATCAAATTTGGAGCGACATTTACGTAAAATTTGAAAGTTAAGAAGGTGTAAAATAAAAACAGGGAGAGACAGAAGAAAGCAGTTGCAGAGCATCCACATCCACACTCGCTCACTCAACTGCCGCTCAATCCTCTCTATTGTACCTCAAATTAAAACCAGACTCTCTCAAAACCGCAAAATGGCGGGGCGCAAACACGCGCCCTCCTCCTTCACGCGCCTCGACGAAACGCGCCTCGCACATTCCTCATCCGCTGCGGCGGTCCGCGCCCTCGAAGACCGCGTCGACAAGCGCCATCGCGAGATCCAGAACCTCATCGCCGACAACCAGCGCCTCGCTGGCATCCACGTGGCCCTAAAGCAGGACCTCGCCGCCACTCAGGAGGAGCTCCGTCGCCTCTCCGCCACGGCTGCCGAGGTCAAGGCCGAGCGCGACGAGGAGGTGCGCGAGATCTACGAGAAGTCGCTGAAGGTGGACGCGGAGGTACGCGCCGTTGCCGCAATGAGCGCCGAGCTAAATCGGGTGCGGGCAGACGTGCAGGAGCTCGCGGCGGCGCAGAAGGGGCTTGCGGCGCAGCTGCAGACAGTGGAGAGTGACCTCGAGAGGGCGCGCGCCGAGGGGAAGTTTGTGCCGGCGATCAAAGCCGATATAGAGGCCATGCTCCATGAGATTCAACGAGGAAggtaaattgtttatttatttactcaTGCGAATCGTCGATTATTTGAGGCCATGAATTTTTTAGGACAgtcatttatttgtttatggCTTCCAGTGAGATGGCTTGGACTGTTTggttttcattttgcattttggTGAATGGTCTTCGTTTTTGGCTTGGGCGTGAAAAAAGTAGAGAAAGGAAGGCGCAACTTGAAAGCCTTTCAGATATCGGTTGCTGAATGTTATTGGGTGAATGCAATGGTTTAAAATAACGGTGTGCTTCTGATTAAGCACcaatatttttatgtgattttctTGTAAGGGTAGTTTGTGCAGAATCTTTCACTAAATGGTTGTAGGTACTGTCCCAAGGACCACGTTAGTTGTTAGGTTTCCCTTCTCTGAGCATGTTGTGGAAGGCTTTCAGAACTAGAATGAACTGTAGCATAGAAACACGtgtttcgatcattgaatcatgggggtaaagtaattttatttgttcttcgTGTTTGTCACTCACTACTCCTTTCattgttgtattttttaatttttgttctcCCAAATGGGTATCATGTCAATAAGGCAGCTAACACACCACGTGCCCTGGTTTTCTTTTTAGCTTTCTGCAAATGCCTGGCATCTGATTCGAGCTATTGACAATATTGATGTTATTTCCTTTATGCTCTGTTTGGTGGGGTTGAGTGGCGAAGAAGGAAATGGGGTTCTCTGGTTAGAAATGGCAAAGAAATATTTGGAAAACATGTAGGATCCAcacaaatataagaagaaatgCAAAGACATTTTTGGGATCCAAATATAAGTCTAAGTCTCAATATTAAGTAGAAATGTGAATGTTGAACaatatatatagaataatagtcaaactcattattttaaagttttttgttgGAACCTTATGGGTTGAACTCGTATCATTAGACATTCACATTCTTTTTATGGCTATATCCTTGTGAAACCTTATGGACAGTATTAGATAAACACGATATATAGCATAATACATTAATCAAAATCTCTAAACAGCCAATTAACAGGAACCAAAAAGGggattttttctatttcttaagCTGTCCGTGCGTGTGCATGTGAACAGTGAGAAACTTATATGATATCTGCTACAAATACACTCTTTCATCTTTCTGCCTCTGCACTGCAAGCTTGCACTCACCATAACGCAACATTGACACACAAATAGAGATAAGGATGGACAAGATCATATAATGAATTCTGTAAACTGTATTGTCAATTATATGTTGATATATGTCAACATATAATTGATTACACAGTCTTTTATAGTCGTCAATTATTCCCCCAAATGTGTAAAAATCAGAGAAGGATAACatcgtatttttattaatatattaatttcctTTCCTTTGAACTTTGAATAATGATGCCACCATGGAGCTCGCAAAAGAGGAAAAAACTAATATATCTCATTccttgtttattttgatttcaaatattGAACCCTGTGATCAGTTCAAATACCTGTCAGCCTATATAACAAAATAGTGTTTAATCTGACAAACTAGATTTTGTTATTGTCTGTGTCTCTACTGATTCCAGGCTTCCTTATTCAACTACTCTATCTTTTCCTGTTGGAAGAGTGATATTTCCTTCATCTAATCAGCGACAAAAATTCACAAAGTCTGAAATATTGTGCAATGTGCATGCTTTACAAGTTCATTTATTGATGCTACAGAAATGCTATTGAATTTGAGAAGAAGACACATGCTAGTAACCTTGAACACAGGCGGGCAATGGACAACAATATGATTATAATGTCCAGTGAGGTTGAAAAGTTACGTGCTGAGTTGGCTAATGCAGAAAAGAGGGCAAGGGCTGCAATGGCTGCAGATGCAAAACCAAGTAATTTAACTTTCTCGGCCGTTCATCTTAAGTTCTTTATAGATACAACAGAAGTATAACTTGAAAACTTGGTCAAACTTCGTTCTTTAGGGAcctgtttaatttttttaaaaagaagaaaaatacttttaattacaaaagacattcttaaagttattataataaataaaaccttAGAAAATTTGATCCATTTGTATAAAATCTTTGGAAAAGGAGATTTTATGATATAGTGCGTTTCTTAATACTTTTTCAGAGACTAAATTTTTTAGTTCTTCGTAGATGCATACTAAAAATCTATGGATTTTTTTCTATACAGGTCCTGGATATCCTCCTGATAACTATGACAATCGTGAGATGGGATATGGAGGAGTCAGATACCCTCCTGGTTCTTATAGCATGCATCAGGTATATATCTCACTCTCTCACCAGTTTGATTTGCCTTTTGCAGGCTAGTCTAGTAGTGTGCATCTGGTTCTGATTTATGAATGAACATTGTGTTTTTTCACTTCAAATCCATAAAAACTTTGCagaaacaatttatttttgtttggcattttctttctacacctaaattttttttctttgtgagTCTTTTCATCAGTCAGATTCGTCAATTCAGAATCTAAAATCATATTTGAGATTGACCAATTCAGAATGTAAAATGTTTTTTGTCGGTTTTACATTTGGGATTCACCAATTCGAACTGTAAAATTGCATACTGGTTTGGTGATTTCTGGACTGGAGAAGGTAGAAAAACATTCCAGATATGTGCAAAAAGAAATTTTTGGGACGCAGAAAGTAACTGCCTATTTGTTTTGGTAATGCCTGTCAAAACTTTCCCTAAACGCCAAACCCTACATTAGATTATGTTATTGTTCTTGCTTACCTACGTTTTATTAAGCAAGAACAGTTATCAATTTATGAGCAGAACTCTGCCTTGATCAGTGGGGTGGAGGTGGAAAGATGAAGAGGGAGAGAATTAATACAGTGTGTTAGGTTGAGgggaaaaaagaaaggaaacaatttttaaaaatcaggAGATCCACTCTATTGTTTCTTATCCATTTTTATTCATCTCTTCCtctctctttttatttcttattaaataGATCAATCTAcacaattttcaaaacaatttatttgtattcctactctacaaaataattaaacattcaattttatttgttatctaTTTATTCTCTATTTCAATTATCTGCATTTTCCCCTTCAAAACCAAGCAGGTCGTAAGAGTCCACAGTCTAATTCTGAAATATACTTAGTCACGCTTAAAAATGTCAACAATACAAATGTTTCTTGAATGCaaacatttgtttttattaatttgaaaaacaaaaaagaatataatgtttattaacatatttaactttacaataatgaaaaaaaaaagatccaactttaaaaaataggaaattgctgccaaaTTGGTCATTTGACGCACTACCTTTGACTTACTCAAcagttttttcttgttttcgtttTTGAAGTCATCTTATTTTCCGGGAACAAAAACTTGCTCCGCTAACTTACGTGAGTTCTATATTGCTGAAATTATGTATCCAAATggatattttgttttcatatttgaCCGTGTTCCTAATACATTACATCCGCATAACCTCATATGCATATAGGAggataaataattcaaatttgcTTAACTTTTCAGATGCAAGCTGGGGTTGACTCA from Vigna unguiculata cultivar IT97K-499-35 chromosome 8, ASM411807v1, whole genome shotgun sequence encodes:
- the LOC114193430 gene encoding protein FLC EXPRESSOR-like isoform X2, with product MAGRKHAPSSFTRLDETRLAHSSSAAAVRALEDRVDKRHREIQNLIADNQRLAGIHVALKQDLAATQEELRRLSATAAEVKAERDEEVREIYEKSLKVDAEVRAVAAMSAELNRVRADVQELAAAQKGLAAQLQTVESDLERARAEGKFVPAIKADIEAMLHEIQRGRNAIEFEKKTHASNLEHRRAMDNNMIIMSSEVEKLRAELANAEKRARAAMAADAKPSPGYPPDNYDNREMGYGGVRYPPGSYSMHQMQAGVDSHSQNAAGAPLHHSYDHQRTQVPR
- the LOC114193430 gene encoding protein FLC EXPRESSOR-like isoform X1, producing the protein MAGRKHAPSSFTRLDETRLAHSSSAAAVRALEDRVDKRHREIQNLIADNQRLAGIHVALKQDLAATQEELRRLSATAAEVKAERDEEVREIYEKSLKVDAEVRAVAAMSAELNRVRADVQELAAAQKGLAAQLQTVESDLERARAEGKFVPAIKADIEAMLHEIQRGRNAIEFEKKTHASNLEHRRAMDNNMIIMSSEVEKLRAELANAEKRARAAMAADAKPSPGYPPDNYDNREMGYGGVRYPPGSYSMHQSSYFPGTKTCSANLREFYIAEIMYPNGYFVFIFDRVPNTLHPHNLICI